From one Paenibacillus sp. FSL K6-1330 genomic stretch:
- a CDS encoding TIGR01212 family radical SAM protein (This family includes YhcC from E. coli K-12, an uncharacterized radical SAM protein.), with the protein MSTSLRPAPTLWGDKRFHTWNYEMRSQFQEKVFKVMLDAGFTCPNRDGTIAKGGCTFCSARGSGDFAGRRRDDLVTQFNTIRDRQHQKWPSAKYIGYFQAYTNTYAPVEELREYYEVILQQPGVVGLSIATRPDCLPDDVVEYLAELNERTYLWVEMGLQTIHDSTSELINRAHDTECYLEAVEKLRKHNIRVCTHIIYGLPQEDHDMMLATGRAVSKMDVQGIKIHLLHLMHKTPMVKQYEAGLLRFLEQDEYISLIADSLELLPPDMIVHRLTGDAPRDLLIGPTWSLKKWEVLNGIDAELKRRDTWQGKLWGGS; encoded by the coding sequence ATGAGTACATCACTTAGACCCGCCCCAACGTTATGGGGCGACAAACGATTTCATACATGGAATTACGAGATGCGCAGCCAGTTCCAGGAAAAAGTATTCAAGGTTATGCTGGATGCGGGCTTTACGTGCCCGAACCGCGACGGCACGATTGCCAAGGGCGGGTGCACCTTCTGCAGCGCCCGCGGCTCCGGTGATTTTGCCGGACGACGGCGGGATGATCTTGTTACCCAGTTCAACACCATCCGTGACCGGCAGCACCAGAAGTGGCCGAGCGCCAAATACATCGGTTATTTCCAAGCCTATACCAATACGTATGCTCCGGTCGAAGAGCTTCGGGAATACTATGAAGTCATTCTGCAGCAGCCAGGTGTTGTCGGTTTATCGATCGCTACTCGCCCTGATTGCCTGCCTGACGACGTCGTGGAATACTTGGCGGAGCTGAATGAGCGAACCTATCTCTGGGTGGAAATGGGCCTGCAAACGATCCATGATTCCACCTCTGAGCTAATCAACCGAGCCCATGATACCGAATGTTATCTGGAAGCGGTCGAAAAGCTGCGCAAGCATAACATCCGTGTCTGCACACACATCATTTACGGCCTTCCGCAAGAGGACCATGATATGATGCTCGCCACCGGCCGAGCGGTCTCCAAGATGGATGTGCAGGGAATCAAGATCCACCTGCTGCACCTCATGCACAAGACGCCGATGGTGAAGCAATATGAGGCTGGGCTGCTGCGGTTCCTGGAGCAGGACGAATACATCAGCCTTATCGCAGACAGTCTGGAGCTCTTGCCTCCGGATATGATTGTTCATCGTCTGACCGGAGACGCTCCCCGGGATCTCTTGATCGGACCGACGTGGAGTCTCAAAAAATGGGAAGTGCTTAACGGCATTGACGCCGAACTCAAGCGCCGGGATACATGGCAGGGTAAATTGTGGGGGGGATCCTGA
- the rpmI gene encoding 50S ribosomal protein L35: MPKMKTHSSLKGRFKITGTGKVKRYKAYKNHLLSHKSKRAKRVLSNSPVMAPGDVKRLKQGLANLK; the protein is encoded by the coding sequence ATGCCTAAAATGAAAACACACAGCAGCCTGAAAGGCCGCTTCAAAATTACTGGTACTGGTAAAGTTAAACGTTATAAAGCTTACAAAAACCACTTGCTTTCCCACAAATCCAAGCGTGCGAAGCGCGTATTGTCCAATAGCCCAGTTATGGCGCCTGGAGATGTTAAACGTTTGAAGCAAGGTCTGGCTAACTTGAAATAG
- a CDS encoding glycosyltransferase, whose translation MAKKRVLLLSEGFGAGHTQAAHALSSSLRQLSPSVQTKVLELGSFLNPKIAPLIISAYRKTITTRPRLVGYMYRHQKSFNRFTALALHRMFYTSTKNVVRQLKPDIIVCTHFIPSAVISRLKRLGIDVPLCTVITDYDAHDTWISPEVDRYFVSTPEVKRKLLNRGVSQAKIQVTGIPIHPDFWTHPSKKEIRERFNLSDMPTVLVMGGGWGIMNDEIVHEFLTRWRGEVQIIFCLGNNDKGREELENNPRFQHPNIRILGFTREIDKLMEVSDLLVTKPGGMTCTEGLAKGIPMLFHQPLPGQEEENCQYFTAQGLGEPIHSLEVIGNWMNKLLHQYDVIQQQRAQNLRDIERFHPMQSARSIIDMLENEKVYS comes from the coding sequence GTGGCTAAAAAAAGAGTCTTGCTGTTATCTGAAGGGTTCGGTGCAGGCCATACACAGGCCGCTCATGCACTCTCCAGCAGCCTGCGCCAGTTATCGCCTAGCGTACAGACCAAAGTTCTCGAGCTCGGGAGCTTCTTGAACCCTAAAATCGCTCCACTGATCATTTCGGCCTACAGAAAGACGATCACAACTCGCCCGAGATTGGTCGGGTACATGTATCGCCATCAAAAGTCCTTTAACCGCTTTACGGCTTTAGCACTTCACCGAATGTTCTATACAAGCACCAAAAATGTGGTCAGACAGCTCAAACCCGACATCATTGTGTGTACCCACTTCATACCAAGTGCGGTTATCTCGCGTTTGAAGCGGCTGGGCATTGATGTGCCTCTGTGTACCGTTATAACCGATTATGATGCTCACGATACATGGATTAGTCCCGAAGTCGACCGATATTTCGTGTCCACGCCGGAAGTGAAGCGAAAGCTGCTCAATCGCGGGGTGTCCCAAGCCAAAATTCAGGTCACCGGCATTCCAATCCATCCCGACTTCTGGACGCATCCGAGCAAGAAGGAAATCAGAGAACGGTTTAATCTGTCCGATATGCCCACCGTGCTTGTGATGGGCGGAGGCTGGGGCATCATGAATGACGAAATTGTGCATGAATTCCTGACCCGATGGCGCGGAGAAGTCCAGATTATATTTTGCCTCGGCAATAACGACAAGGGACGCGAGGAGCTGGAGAACAACCCTCGGTTCCAGCATCCGAACATCCGGATTTTGGGCTTTACGCGCGAGATCGACAAGCTCATGGAGGTGTCGGATCTGCTCGTTACGAAGCCTGGCGGCATGACATGCACCGAAGGCCTGGCCAAAGGAATCCCGATGCTGTTCCATCAACCTCTTCCAGGACAGGAAGAAGAGAACTGCCAGTACTTTACGGCCCAGGGATTGGGTGAGCCTATCCACTCGCTGGAGGTTATTGGCAATTGGATGAACAAACTGCTTCATCAATATGACGTAATCCAACAGCAACGGGCGCAAAATTTGCGAGACATCGAACGATTCCATCCTATGCAAAGCGCACGCAGCATCATCGATATGCTGGAAAACGAAAAGGTGTACTCCTAA
- the ilvN gene encoding acetolactate synthase small subunit, with protein MSTKHTIAVLVNDQPGVLQRVSGLFGRRGFNIESITVGQSEESGLSRMVIVTTGDETTLEQVEKQLYKLIDVIKVINLSSKPMVARELALIKVKAEPSARPEIMGVVETFRASVVDIGTANLMVQVVGDTVKIDAMIELLKPYGIQELSRTGVTAMIRGNA; from the coding sequence ATGAGTACAAAACATACCATTGCTGTACTAGTGAACGACCAGCCGGGTGTCCTGCAGCGCGTATCGGGGTTATTCGGACGCAGGGGCTTTAACATCGAGAGTATTACCGTGGGACAGTCGGAGGAATCCGGTTTGTCCCGGATGGTTATCGTAACCACCGGTGATGAAACAACGCTGGAACAGGTGGAGAAGCAGCTTTACAAGCTGATCGATGTCATTAAAGTTATCAACCTGAGCTCGAAACCGATGGTAGCCCGAGAGCTCGCCCTGATTAAAGTAAAAGCCGAGCCATCGGCCAGACCGGAAATTATGGGCGTTGTCGAGACTTTCCGTGCATCCGTCGTGGATATCGGGACAGCAAACCTGATGGTTCAGGTTGTTGGCGATACCGTCAAAATCGATGCCATGATCGAGCTGCTTAAGCCGTATGGCATCCAGGAGCTTTCCCGTACCGGGGTTACCGCGATGATTCGCGGTAATGCGTAA
- the trmB gene encoding tRNA (guanosine(46)-N7)-methyltransferase TrmB has protein sequence MRLRGRKGIRENLEQQEDLVVLDPGQYRGKWASLFGNDLPIHVEFGMGKGQFISQMSYKHQNVNFIGVDMYDELIRRASEKGRNAWAQDGIDTPPNLKLALFNIENVEQVFEPGEIERLYLNFSDPWPKSKHARRRLTHPRFLDKYSQILNERGEIHFKTDSVTLFEFSLNAFADYGLQMTNISLDLHRDGLNEEHVMTEYETKFVGQGMQIHRCEAIVGKEALASYQKNRLEKYGK, from the coding sequence ATGCGTTTACGCGGAAGAAAAGGTATACGGGAAAATCTGGAGCAGCAGGAAGACCTGGTCGTTTTGGACCCCGGTCAATATAGAGGGAAATGGGCTTCATTATTTGGCAATGACCTTCCGATCCATGTTGAATTCGGCATGGGCAAAGGTCAATTCATAAGCCAGATGAGTTACAAGCATCAGAATGTGAATTTTATCGGAGTGGATATGTACGACGAGCTGATTCGCCGCGCTAGCGAGAAGGGACGCAATGCTTGGGCTCAGGACGGCATCGATACGCCGCCGAATCTGAAGCTGGCGCTGTTTAATATCGAGAACGTCGAGCAGGTCTTTGAACCCGGCGAGATCGAACGTTTATATTTGAACTTCAGCGATCCGTGGCCAAAATCCAAGCATGCCCGCCGTCGGTTGACGCATCCGCGTTTTCTGGACAAGTATTCCCAAATCCTGAACGAGCGCGGGGAAATTCATTTCAAGACCGATTCGGTCACGCTGTTTGAGTTCTCCCTGAATGCATTTGCCGATTATGGCTTGCAAATGACGAATATTTCGCTGGATCTGCATCGCGACGGGCTGAACGAAGAGCACGTCATGACAGAATACGAGACGAAATTCGTTGGTCAAGGTATGCAGATTCATCGCTGCGAGGCCATTGTCGGGAAGGAAGCACTTGCTTCCTACCAAAAGAATCGCCTTGAAAAATACGGTAAATAA
- the ilvB gene encoding biosynthetic-type acetolactate synthase large subunit has translation MSAQTPEVRSTEQLREKWLKPEVITGSEILLRSLLLEGVECVFGYPGGAVLYIYDAMYGFEDFNHVLTRHEQGAIHAADGYARASGKVGVCIATSGPGATNLVTGIATAYMDSVPLVVITGNVATTLIGTDAFQEADITGITMPITKHSYLVRDVKDLPRVIHEAFHIASTGRKGPVLIDIPKDVSAATTLFQPEERIQLRGYNPRTVPNKLQLDKLARAIEEAERPMIIAGGGVIYSGAHEGLYEFVNKSGIPITTTLLGLGAFPSGHDLWTGMPGMHGTYTSNHGIQQSDLLINIGARFDDRVTGKLDGFAPHAKIVHIDIDPAEIGKNVPTDIPIVGDVKTVFEMLNPLVPYAAKADAWRDQIRKWKAEYPYRYVDSDTVLKPQWVIEMLNDTTKGEAIVTTDVGQHQMWSAQYYKFNQPRSWITSGGLGTMGFGFPSAIGAQMAHPDRLVISINGDGGMQMCSQELAICAINNIPVKIVVINNQVLGMVRQWQELIYDNRYSHIDLAGSPDFVKLAEAYGVKGLRATTKEEAQRAWAEAMETPGPVLVEFVVEKGENVYPMVTQGSTIDQMLMGDA, from the coding sequence ATGAGCGCGCAAACTCCAGAAGTGCGGTCTACAGAACAATTACGAGAGAAATGGTTGAAGCCTGAAGTGATTACCGGATCGGAAATCTTGCTTCGGAGTCTTCTGCTCGAAGGTGTCGAATGCGTCTTCGGGTATCCGGGCGGAGCGGTCCTGTACATCTACGATGCCATGTATGGTTTTGAGGACTTTAATCACGTCTTGACCCGTCACGAACAAGGCGCCATTCATGCGGCTGACGGTTACGCTCGCGCAAGCGGCAAAGTCGGTGTGTGCATAGCGACTTCAGGACCGGGGGCAACGAACCTTGTGACCGGTATCGCAACAGCTTATATGGATTCCGTTCCGCTCGTTGTTATAACCGGTAACGTTGCAACAACCCTGATCGGTACGGACGCTTTCCAGGAAGCGGACATTACGGGCATCACGATGCCGATTACGAAACACAGCTATCTGGTAAGAGATGTAAAGGATCTGCCAAGGGTGATTCACGAAGCCTTCCATATCGCTTCAACCGGCCGCAAAGGTCCGGTGCTGATCGATATTCCGAAGGATGTATCCGCGGCAACGACGCTGTTCCAGCCGGAAGAACGAATTCAACTGAGAGGATATAATCCTCGGACGGTACCAAACAAACTTCAGTTGGATAAGCTGGCCCGCGCGATTGAGGAAGCTGAGCGTCCGATGATCATTGCTGGCGGCGGGGTGATTTACTCCGGAGCTCATGAAGGGCTGTACGAATTCGTGAACAAATCGGGGATTCCGATCACGACAACGCTCCTCGGTCTGGGTGCTTTCCCAAGCGGTCATGACTTGTGGACAGGAATGCCGGGTATGCACGGAACCTACACATCGAACCATGGTATTCAGCAGTCGGACCTGCTGATCAACATCGGGGCAAGATTCGATGACAGGGTTACAGGTAAGCTCGACGGATTCGCGCCACATGCGAAGATTGTTCATATCGACATCGATCCGGCTGAGATCGGCAAGAACGTCCCAACCGATATCCCGATTGTCGGAGACGTGAAGACCGTGTTTGAGATGCTGAATCCGCTCGTTCCATACGCAGCGAAAGCAGATGCTTGGAGAGATCAGATTAGAAAATGGAAAGCTGAATACCCATACCGTTACGTCGATTCGGATACGGTGCTGAAGCCGCAATGGGTTATCGAAATGCTGAACGACACCACGAAGGGTGAAGCGATTGTAACGACTGACGTTGGTCAGCACCAAATGTGGTCCGCTCAGTATTACAAGTTCAACCAGCCGCGTTCCTGGATCACCTCCGGCGGTCTCGGGACGATGGGATTCGGATTCCCGTCCGCGATTGGTGCCCAGATGGCGCATCCAGATCGCCTGGTCATTTCGATCAACGGGGATGGCGGCATGCAGATGTGTTCGCAAGAACTTGCCATCTGTGCCATCAACAACATTCCGGTAAAAATCGTTGTTATCAACAACCAGGTGCTCGGCATGGTTCGTCAATGGCAGGAGCTGATTTACGATAACCGTTACAGCCACATCGATCTGGCAGGCAGCCCTGATTTCGTCAAGCTGGCTGAAGCCTACGGTGTCAAAGGACTTCGTGCCACCACGAAAGAAGAAGCACAGCGTGCTTGGGCCGAAGCGATGGAAACACCGGGACCCGTCCTCGTTGAATTCGTTGTAGAGAAAGGCGAGAACGTGTATCCGATGGTGACGCAAGGGTCGACAATCGATCAAATGCTGATGGGGGATGCGTAA
- a CDS encoding class I SAM-dependent methyltransferase, translating into MGFLSVLSFAHKLVSERLRPGDITLDATAGTGADTLYLAKCIGSKGKVYAFDIQEQALQLTRDRLDKEPLGTLAEIALHHQSHALMGECVPEREHGRIGAIMFNLGYLPADSSDKRIMTETASTLTALEAAIELLRPGGIITIVLYPGHKGGDAEADAVQAWAAELPQHKVQTILYRGLQRSEAPYLIALERKKPI; encoded by the coding sequence ATGGGCTTCCTCTCGGTTTTGAGTTTTGCCCACAAACTCGTGTCCGAAAGGCTGCGGCCTGGAGACATTACGCTGGATGCGACGGCCGGAACCGGGGCCGATACGCTGTATCTAGCCAAATGCATAGGATCCAAGGGCAAGGTGTACGCTTTTGATATTCAGGAACAAGCACTGCAGCTGACTCGTGATAGGCTGGATAAGGAACCGCTAGGCACCCTTGCAGAGATTGCCCTTCACCACCAGAGCCATGCGCTTATGGGAGAATGCGTACCTGAGCGCGAGCATGGCCGTATAGGTGCGATCATGTTCAATCTAGGTTACCTTCCGGCAGATTCATCAGATAAACGGATCATGACGGAAACCGCCAGCACGCTAACGGCTCTGGAGGCTGCCATCGAGTTGCTTCGCCCCGGCGGCATTATCACCATCGTGCTGTATCCAGGCCACAAGGGCGGCGATGCCGAAGCAGACGCCGTGCAGGCCTGGGCGGCGGAATTGCCCCAGCACAAAGTGCAAACGATATTATATCGAGGTCTTCAGCGATCCGAAGCACCATATCTCATTGCACTGGAACGGAAGAAGCCGATATGA
- a CDS encoding glycosyltransferase family 2 protein, translated as MTDAIFIALQLFLAAVGVYQFVFSLFGLVKRKKKQHFKPNKSFAVLVAAHNEEQVVGALMENLKQLDYPKHLYDVFVICDNCTDRTAEIVRAHGMNACVRTNQNLRGKGYAIEWMLKELWAMPRQYDAVVMFDADNLADPNFLNEMNNDLCSGARVIQGYIDTKNPEDSWITASYGVSYWYINRLWQLSRSNLNMANFLGGTGMCFETNLLKEIGWGATSLVEDLEFTMRSVMRGVYPKFNYDAKVFDEKPLTFKASARQRLRWMQGHFTVARRYFFPLLWRAIKERSLVKLDLALYGVNVYIVLLTFLLTAIIWVDTSFFDGPNIANLYGYLPLWLSFTAIAANVFTFMIAMILEKVKYKKVYLYLVLFPIYLLSWYPITVYAFFTQNNKQWSHTEHTRVVRLEEVQSKQG; from the coding sequence ATGACAGACGCCATCTTTATCGCGCTCCAACTATTCTTGGCCGCGGTGGGTGTGTACCAGTTCGTATTCTCTTTGTTTGGTCTGGTCAAAAGAAAAAAGAAACAACATTTTAAACCCAATAAATCATTTGCAGTGTTAGTTGCTGCGCACAACGAAGAACAGGTTGTCGGTGCATTAATGGAGAACCTGAAACAGCTTGATTATCCGAAACATCTGTACGATGTATTTGTCATTTGCGACAATTGTACAGATCGTACAGCAGAGATCGTCCGTGCCCACGGGATGAACGCCTGCGTACGTACGAATCAGAATCTTCGAGGCAAGGGTTATGCCATCGAATGGATGCTGAAAGAGCTCTGGGCAATGCCGCGCCAGTATGATGCGGTCGTCATGTTTGACGCGGATAATCTGGCAGATCCGAATTTCCTGAACGAAATGAACAATGATCTTTGCTCTGGAGCAAGAGTTATCCAGGGATATATCGATACCAAGAACCCTGAGGATTCCTGGATCACTGCCTCTTATGGGGTGTCTTACTGGTATATCAACCGCTTGTGGCAGCTTTCCCGCAGCAATCTGAACATGGCGAACTTTCTCGGCGGTACGGGAATGTGCTTTGAGACCAATCTCCTGAAGGAGATCGGCTGGGGCGCAACCAGTCTGGTCGAGGATTTAGAGTTCACTATGCGCAGCGTTATGCGCGGTGTGTATCCGAAGTTCAACTATGACGCTAAGGTATTTGACGAAAAGCCGCTTACGTTTAAGGCTTCGGCCAGACAACGTCTGCGCTGGATGCAGGGTCACTTTACGGTTGCCCGCCGTTATTTCTTCCCGCTGCTGTGGCGTGCCATTAAAGAACGCAGCCTCGTGAAGCTGGACTTGGCATTGTACGGGGTCAATGTTTACATTGTGCTGCTGACTTTCTTGTTGACAGCCATCATCTGGGTTGACACCTCATTCTTCGATGGTCCGAATATCGCGAATCTGTACGGTTACTTACCGCTGTGGCTGAGCTTTACGGCGATCGCGGCGAATGTGTTCACGTTCATGATTGCGATGATTCTGGAGAAGGTGAAGTACAAGAAAGTATATCTGTATCTGGTGCTGTTCCCGATTTACCTGCTGTCGTGGTATCCTATCACGGTATATGCGTTCTTCACGCAGAACAACAAGCAGTGGAGCCATACGGAGCATACCCGTGTTGTGCGCCTTGAAGAAGTTCAAAGCAAACAAGGCTAA
- the rplT gene encoding 50S ribosomal protein L20 produces the protein MARVKGGFVVRRRHKKVLKLAKGYFGSKHRIFKTANEQVMKSLVYAYRDRRNTKRNFRKLWIVRINAAARQNGLSYSKLMHGLKLAGVDINRKMLADLAVNDLNAFNSLATVAKEKVNA, from the coding sequence ATGGCACGAGTTAAAGGCGGATTTGTCGTTCGTCGTCGACATAAAAAAGTATTGAAGCTTGCGAAAGGTTATTTCGGTTCCAAACACCGCATTTTTAAAACAGCTAACGAGCAGGTTATGAAATCCCTCGTTTATGCATACCGGGATCGTCGCAATACGAAACGTAATTTCCGTAAATTGTGGATCGTTCGTATCAACGCGGCTGCTCGTCAAAATGGTCTGTCTTACAGCAAATTGATGCATGGTCTGAAGCTTGCTGGCGTGGACATTAACCGTAAAATGCTGGCTGATTTGGCTGTTAATGATCTGAACGCGTTCAATTCTTTGGCTACTGTAGCTAAAGAAAAAGTGAACGCTTAA
- the infC gene encoding translation initiation factor IF-3, with product MINDEIRAKEVRLVGAEGEQIGIKPIREALQMAIDLNLDLVNVAPQAKPPVCRIMDYGKFRYEQQKKEKEARKNQKIVDIKEVWFRANIEEHDYQTKLRNVVKFLKDGDKVKCSVRFRGREITHASIGQKILERVKVEVADLCVIERQPKLEGRSMIMILAPKA from the coding sequence ATGATCAATGACGAGATTCGGGCCAAGGAAGTACGTTTGGTTGGTGCCGAAGGTGAACAAATCGGGATCAAGCCGATTCGTGAAGCACTGCAAATGGCAATTGATCTCAATCTGGATCTGGTGAACGTGGCCCCTCAGGCGAAACCGCCGGTATGCCGCATCATGGACTACGGTAAATTCCGCTATGAGCAGCAGAAGAAAGAGAAGGAAGCACGTAAGAACCAGAAAATTGTGGATATCAAAGAAGTATGGTTCCGAGCCAACATTGAGGAGCATGATTATCAAACCAAGCTTCGCAATGTCGTTAAGTTTTTGAAAGACGGCGATAAAGTGAAATGCTCTGTGCGTTTCCGTGGTCGTGAAATCACCCATGCTAGCATTGGTCAGAAGATTTTGGAGCGCGTGAAGGTGGAAGTGGCGGATCTCTGCGTCATTGAACGTCAACCGAAATTGGAAGGCCGCAGCATGATTATGATTTTGGCTCCAAAAGCCTAA
- a CDS encoding GNAT family N-acetyltransferase translates to MIRYRKPGQDDPMILQLIESQLVPLSHMTKKELDFIRKDIPSRLRRGVTLVASPQDNDKIIAFVHFMMHGELLYIDMLAVASTAQRKRWGVRLMEHAERFAVSRGCKRAKVMVDIGNHTGLNFYRKLGYTVTRIIEPSRCYELEKIWFL, encoded by the coding sequence ATGATCCGCTATCGAAAACCGGGGCAGGATGATCCGATGATTCTACAACTCATTGAGTCCCAACTCGTCCCGCTTTCCCATATGACAAAAAAAGAGCTGGACTTCATCCGTAAGGATATTCCCTCTCGATTACGACGCGGCGTGACCCTTGTTGCTTCGCCTCAGGATAACGATAAAATCATTGCCTTTGTCCACTTTATGATGCACGGCGAACTGCTGTATATCGATATGCTGGCCGTCGCATCCACAGCACAGCGAAAACGGTGGGGTGTCCGATTGATGGAACATGCCGAACGTTTCGCTGTATCCCGCGGATGCAAACGTGCCAAGGTCATGGTGGACATTGGCAACCATACCGGCCTAAACTTTTACCGAAAGCTTGGCTACACGGTAACCAGAATCATCGAACCCAGTCGATGTTATGAGCTGGAAAAGATTTGGTTCCTCTAA